A section of the Chryseobacterium scophthalmum genome encodes:
- a CDS encoding YihY/virulence factor BrkB family protein: MALKIPKFIVKFQEFLDDIHLPVLGISLWQMFQIYISGIFKGNIGRKAASISWSFTLSLFPFLLFLLSVIPYMPHYDKLQFYIFEVLMHNIFPSNIEGDVRNYIEDNIIPNMKGISNLTILVALVFATNGTFSLINGFNENSEEKLTDVKEFILSFFITIGFVSIIFLALFGVYYVEVVLKLFTPSYDVSWLVRNLSKIIGFVSFPLFYFILLAMFYWLGTVKIIRFRQAIPGAILTTVLFVVTTYFFALYVKNIARYNVLYGSIGSMILLMVWVNVNVYLLLFGNELNMALRKLRIEKLLSDEIKREAKNYHSQNSEPNLESDDEHRRPYEKKEN, from the coding sequence ATGGCTTTAAAAATTCCTAAATTTATCGTGAAATTTCAAGAATTTCTAGACGACATCCATCTTCCGGTACTCGGAATATCGCTTTGGCAGATGTTTCAAATCTATATTTCAGGAATTTTTAAAGGTAATATAGGTCGAAAGGCAGCAAGTATTTCCTGGAGTTTTACCTTAAGTTTATTTCCTTTTTTGCTTTTCTTACTTTCGGTAATTCCGTATATGCCACATTATGATAAACTTCAATTCTATATTTTTGAAGTTTTAATGCATAATATTTTCCCATCCAATATCGAAGGTGACGTAAGAAATTATATTGAAGATAATATTATCCCAAACATGAAGGGAATCAGTAATTTAACGATTCTTGTAGCTCTTGTTTTTGCTACGAACGGTACTTTCTCTTTAATTAACGGATTCAATGAAAACTCAGAAGAAAAACTGACCGATGTAAAAGAATTTATTCTTTCTTTTTTTATTACGATTGGTTTCGTAAGTATCATATTTTTGGCGCTTTTCGGGGTGTATTATGTGGAAGTTGTACTCAAACTGTTTACACCGTCTTATGATGTTTCCTGGCTCGTGAGAAACCTTTCTAAAATCATTGGTTTTGTATCGTTTCCGCTCTTTTATTTTATCCTTTTGGCGATGTTTTATTGGTTGGGAACGGTGAAGATTATCAGATTCAGACAGGCGATTCCGGGAGCAATTCTTACGACTGTTCTGTTTGTTGTTACCACATATTTCTTTGCTTTATATGTGAAAAATATTGCCCGTTATAATGTACTTTACGGTTCCATCGGAAGTATGATTTTATTGATGGTTTGGGTGAATGTAAATGTTTATCTTTTGCTTTTTGGGAACGAACTAAACATGGCATTGAGAAAATTAAGAATAGAAAAATTGCTTTCAGACGAAATAAAAAGAGAGGCAAAAAATTATCATTCTCAAAATTCTGAACCCAACCTGGAAAGTGATGATGAACACAGAAGACCTTATGAGAAAAAAGAAAATTAA
- a CDS encoding 23S rRNA (pseudouridine(1915)-N(3))-methyltransferase RlmH, translating to MRISLVCIGKTDDKEITSLIGYYLTRLPKHWNFEIIEIPDVKNAKNLSSELLKKEEAKLFLNQIDKNDLVIILDEKGKQFTSREFSQKIDSWMNSSVKKVHILIGGAYGFSDEIYSRANEKMSLSKMTFTHQMIRLFIVEQLYRADQILQGKPYHND from the coding sequence ATGCGAATCAGTTTAGTTTGTATTGGGAAAACAGATGACAAAGAAATTACATCTTTAATCGGTTATTATCTTACCCGCCTTCCAAAACACTGGAATTTTGAGATCATCGAAATTCCGGATGTGAAAAATGCCAAAAATCTTTCTTCCGAACTTCTCAAAAAAGAAGAAGCCAAATTATTTTTAAATCAAATCGATAAAAATGATCTGGTTATTATTCTTGATGAAAAAGGAAAACAGTTTACAAGCCGTGAATTTTCTCAGAAAATAGATTCGTGGATGAATTCTTCAGTAAAAAAAGTTCATATCTTGATTGGTGGAGCCTATGGTTTTTCGGATGAAATCTACAGCAGAGCCAACGAAAAAATGTCATTATCTAAAATGACATTTACGCATCAGATGATACGGTTATTTATTGTAGAACAGCTTTACAGAGCTGATCAGATTTTACAGGGGAAACCTTATCACAACGATTAA
- a CDS encoding tRNA (cytidine(34)-2'-O)-methyltransferase: MLNIVLVEPEIPNNTGNIGRLCVGTESRLHLIHPFGFLIDDKNLKRSGLDYWVHLDVTEYENVDEWMKNIPDLSRVFLMSSHAEKSYLEIDFHDGDWLVFGKESKGLSKDVLDRFENHLTIPMSKLIRSFNIANSVAFVVGEAKRQIGLQK, encoded by the coding sequence ATGTTAAATATTGTTCTCGTAGAACCAGAGATCCCTAATAATACCGGTAATATCGGAAGACTATGTGTAGGAACCGAAAGCAGATTACATTTAATACATCCTTTCGGATTTTTGATTGATGATAAGAACCTGAAACGTTCAGGTTTAGATTATTGGGTGCATCTTGATGTAACAGAATATGAAAATGTCGACGAATGGATGAAAAATATTCCCGATTTGTCTCGTGTTTTTCTAATGAGTTCACATGCTGAAAAATCTTATCTGGAAATTGATTTTCATGATGGAGATTGGTTGGTTTTCGGAAAAGAGAGTAAAGGTTTGAGTAAAGATGTTTTAGACCGTTTTGAAAATCATTTGACTATTCCGATGTCTAAACTGATTCGAAGCTTTAATATCGCAAATTCGGTTGCGTTCGTTGTAGGAGAGGCGAAAAGACAGATTGGTTTACAAAAATAA
- a CDS encoding tetratricopeptide repeat protein gives MKKHLLVLSVVLTSLNFLSAQDKKIAEECFKKADYQCAEEQYSKLVLSEHIQKYQSDYYISLGTSQRRLGKTTLAFKSYESALKSNPKSIAVYENLASLHNQKGNRTKALEYANTGVKLEPENAEIYLIRSKIYNNLGKKDLAMADLKQILTFAPDNILARTALANLKKNNGDLEGALKDYNLMLTEKPESLLYNGRADVYLKMKKSKEALADINKAISIDPKFSQSYVTKATILFESAKDKEACSNLDKAAALGHEKALLTEFAGKCAKK, from the coding sequence ATGAAAAAACATTTACTCGTTCTTAGCGTAGTACTTACATCTCTTAACTTTCTGTCTGCTCAGGATAAAAAAATAGCTGAAGAATGTTTTAAAAAAGCCGATTACCAATGTGCTGAAGAGCAATATTCAAAATTGGTGCTTTCGGAGCATATTCAAAAATATCAGTCAGATTATTACATTAGTTTAGGAACTTCACAAAGAAGATTAGGCAAAACGACTTTGGCTTTTAAATCTTATGAATCTGCTTTAAAATCAAACCCCAAATCTATTGCTGTTTATGAAAATCTGGCTTCTTTACATAATCAAAAAGGAAATCGTACCAAAGCTTTAGAATACGCCAATACAGGAGTAAAACTCGAACCTGAAAATGCTGAAATTTATTTAATTCGATCTAAGATTTACAATAATTTAGGTAAAAAAGATTTGGCAATGGCAGATCTAAAACAGATTCTCACTTTTGCTCCCGACAATATTTTGGCAAGAACAGCATTAGCCAATCTTAAAAAAAATAACGGAGATCTTGAAGGTGCTCTTAAAGATTATAACCTAATGCTCACTGAGAAACCTGAGTCTTTGCTTTACAATGGAAGAGCAGATGTCTATCTGAAAATGAAAAAATCAAAAGAAGCTTTAGCAGACATCAATAAAGCCATTTCTATTGATCCTAAATTTTCGCAGTCTTATGTCACAAAAGCAACCATTTTGTTTGAATCTGCAAAAGATAAAGAAGCTTGCTCCAATCTAGATAAAGCGGCTGCATTGGGTCACGAAAAAGCTTTATTGACAGAGTTTGCAGGAAAATGTGCGAAAAAATAG
- a CDS encoding phosphatase PAP2 family protein, producing the protein MEEIIQEDKNLFLYLNNLGDTPFDQFWMMISATWIWVPLYVILCYLLYKNFKLKSLLYILLFIAIGVTVSDQVSGIFKYGVARLRPCHDPSLQNVMRIVKCGGQYGFYSAHASNTFFLASYLSFLLKDKLKWFPYAIFVWAAVVAYSRIYLGVHFPVDILVGAFVGTLLGGLFAMLAKKVINKQTINP; encoded by the coding sequence ATGGAAGAAATTATTCAGGAAGATAAAAATCTATTCCTTTATCTTAACAACTTAGGCGATACTCCGTTTGACCAGTTTTGGATGATGATTTCTGCAACCTGGATTTGGGTTCCGTTGTATGTGATTCTCTGTTATCTTCTGTACAAAAATTTCAAATTAAAATCTCTGCTGTATATTCTCCTTTTCATAGCAATTGGAGTAACTGTTTCAGATCAGGTTTCAGGGATTTTTAAATATGGTGTTGCAAGATTAAGACCTTGTCATGACCCTTCACTTCAAAACGTTATGCGTATTGTAAAATGTGGTGGGCAATATGGTTTTTATTCTGCACATGCTTCAAATACTTTCTTTTTAGCAAGCTATTTAAGTTTTTTATTGAAAGATAAACTTAAATGGTTTCCTTATGCTATATTTGTCTGGGCTGCAGTAGTAGCGTACAGCCGTATATATTTAGGAGTACATTTCCCGGTAGATATTTTGGTAGGGGCGTTTGTTGGAACTTTATTGGGAGGGCTTTTTGCTATGCTCGCAAAAAAAGTAATCAATAAACAAACTATAAACCCATGA
- a CDS encoding Sec-independent protein translocase subunit TatA/TatB, whose amino-acid sequence MELSIGEMALIAIAIVVLFGPDKLPQIARDLGAGVRKMRGAVEDIKTEIMKETDNPVSEIKREIEKVKDAAKDFNPMKNIEENILKEQPSATELPKVKPADDETYEGPVSR is encoded by the coding sequence ATGGAATTAAGCATTGGAGAAATGGCACTTATTGCCATTGCAATTGTAGTTTTATTTGGTCCGGATAAACTACCCCAAATTGCTCGCGACCTTGGAGCGGGAGTGAGAAAAATGCGTGGCGCAGTAGAAGACATCAAAACTGAGATCATGAAAGAGACAGATAATCCTGTTTCTGAAATAAAGCGTGAAATCGAAAAAGTGAAAGATGCTGCAAAAGATTTTAACCCGATGAAGAACATCGAAGAAAATATTTTAAAGGAACAGCCTTCTGCAACCGAATTACCAAAAGTAAAACCTGCAGATGATGAAACTTACGAAGGACCGGTAAGCCGTTAA
- a CDS encoding TCR/Tet family MFS transporter, which yields MENSKKKAAMSFIFITLLIDITGWGIIIPVVPQLIKELIHADISEAAKYGGWLGFAYAFVQFVFSPVVGNLSDKFGRRPIILISLFGFAIDYILLALAPTILWLFVGRIIAGITGASVTTASAYIADISTDKDRAKNFGLIGAAFGLGFIIGPVLGGVLGHYGARVPFYAAAGLCLLNFLYGYFILPESLDKDKRREFSWKRANPVGSFKFLGKHPEISGLIFALILIYIAGHAVQSNWSFFTMYEFDWTERMVGISLGVVGLLVGLVQGVLIRWTTPKLGEQKSIFYGLILYAIGLLLFSFASEGWMMFVFLIPYCLGGICGPALQSVITKSVPSNEQGELQGALTSLMSATSIIGPPVMTNLFYFFTHDEAPFKFSGAPFFLAFILMSVSVVITYYAFQKNKS from the coding sequence ATGGAAAATTCAAAAAAGAAAGCAGCAATGAGTTTTATATTTATCACGTTGCTGATAGATATAACGGGATGGGGAATCATCATTCCTGTAGTTCCGCAATTGATTAAAGAACTGATTCATGCAGACATCAGTGAAGCTGCAAAATATGGAGGCTGGCTCGGTTTTGCTTATGCTTTCGTTCAGTTTGTTTTTTCTCCGGTTGTAGGAAATCTTAGTGACAAATTTGGGCGAAGACCTATTATTTTGATTTCACTTTTTGGTTTTGCCATTGATTATATTTTGCTTGCTTTGGCTCCAACCATTTTATGGCTGTTTGTAGGAAGGATTATTGCAGGAATTACCGGAGCGAGCGTTACTACAGCGAGTGCATACATTGCCGATATTTCTACAGATAAAGACAGAGCCAAAAACTTTGGTTTAATTGGTGCTGCATTTGGTTTGGGTTTTATTATTGGTCCCGTTTTAGGAGGTGTTTTAGGTCATTATGGAGCAAGAGTTCCGTTTTATGCAGCCGCAGGTTTATGTCTTTTAAATTTCCTTTATGGTTACTTTATTCTTCCTGAAAGTTTAGATAAAGATAAGAGACGCGAGTTTAGTTGGAAACGTGCAAATCCTGTAGGTTCATTCAAGTTTTTAGGAAAACATCCTGAGATTTCAGGATTAATCTTTGCTTTAATTTTAATTTATATTGCAGGTCACGCGGTACAAAGTAACTGGAGTTTCTTTACAATGTATGAATTTGACTGGACAGAAAGAATGGTCGGAATTTCTTTAGGTGTCGTTGGTCTTTTGGTAGGTTTGGTTCAGGGAGTTTTAATCCGATGGACAACTCCAAAGTTGGGCGAGCAAAAAAGTATTTTTTATGGATTAATATTATACGCAATAGGATTGCTGCTGTTCTCATTCGCATCCGAAGGTTGGATGATGTTTGTATTTTTAATTCCTTATTGCCTTGGTGGAATTTGCGGTCCTGCTTTGCAGTCTGTGATTACAAAATCGGTTCCTTCAAACGAACAGGGAGAATTGCAGGGAGCTTTAACCAGTTTAATGAGTGCAACATCCATTATTGGTCCACCTGTAATGACCAATTTATTTTACTTTTTCACCCATGATGAAGCGCCGTTTAAGTTTTCAGGAGCACCTTTCTTTTTAGCATTTATATTGATGTCTGTAAGCGTTGTGATTACTTATTATGCTTTTCAGAAAAATAAATCTTAA
- the secD gene encoding protein translocase subunit SecD yields MQGKGLITIVAIVLGLICLNELLPTWYAGKIESQIEAANGNEKEIQRLKDETLNLGFTELSYAKAKDKEMKLGLDLKGGINVLLEINQRDLVNDLTNYSTNPILIEALNRTDEAQKNSTKSYIDNFFVEFDAVNKAKGANLKLADPEIFGNTNLSEIKFNTTDEQVKSIVKKRIDLSVGTAFEVIRTRIDKLGAIQPNVQRVPGTARISVEMPGMKDIDKVKKMLQTSAKLQFWEVQQFAEVAPYFQTLSATVAAKGDSMGVAKNTNFLNLMQGGKSGSMSSVGSVKLTDTAKVNKILNSKIAQSLRPANIKYTQFMWGYKPESTDEKSLVLYAVRGNINQKAPVDGAVETANIGYDELSRVVVDMQMDSKGAKDWKTLTEKNVGKPVAVTLDNRVYTAPNVQGAIPNGRTQISGNFSQEEAKELVDVLGAGKLPAGAKVVQATQVGPSLGQESIDAGVMSFSIAFLIIIAYIIFYYGLAGVYAVIAMIINLFYIFGIMDSGDFTLTLPGIAGIVLSMAMAVDTNVIIYERTKEELFAGKNILEAYKDGFKHALNAIIDGHLTMILTAVVLFFFGTGPIKGFALTLLIGAVMTLFTSILLSRVMIFHRLNKGKSLSVWTPPTKNLFRNTWIDFIGKRKYSYILSAILTVISLGSIFVNGFKFGIDFTGGRNYVVRFDKEVNAEDVENGLVKVFTTQDGKNSSVEAKTFGNNNQLKISTDYLINDESLKADQTIEQKLFEGLKPSLPANMTLEEFKSADTDHAGIISSEKVGPSVADDIQTHGTLAVVAALAGIFIYILVRFRKWQFSLGAVAALLHDAIIILGAFSLFHSVMPFNMEVNQDFIAAILTVLGYSINDTVIIFDRIREYLREKKALTLSGLFDDAISSTLGRTFNTTFTTLLVILAIFIFGGDNLRGFMFALLIGIGFGAYSSIFIASAIAYDFLKTGKEEDVHGKSSSDKELLATK; encoded by the coding sequence ATGCAAGGAAAAGGACTTATTACAATTGTTGCTATTGTACTAGGGTTAATTTGCTTAAATGAGCTATTACCAACCTGGTACGCCGGCAAAATTGAATCGCAAATCGAAGCTGCGAACGGAAACGAGAAAGAAATCCAGAGATTAAAGGATGAAACTTTAAATCTTGGATTTACAGAACTTTCTTATGCTAAGGCAAAAGACAAAGAAATGAAGCTAGGTCTTGACCTGAAAGGGGGGATCAACGTTCTTTTGGAAATCAATCAGAGAGATTTGGTGAATGATTTAACTAATTATTCTACCAATCCTATTCTTATTGAGGCTCTTAACAGAACAGATGAAGCTCAGAAAAACTCTACAAAATCTTATATCGACAATTTCTTTGTTGAGTTTGATGCCGTAAACAAAGCAAAAGGCGCAAACCTTAAACTTGCAGATCCTGAAATCTTCGGAAACACTAATCTTTCTGAGATTAAATTCAACACCACTGATGAGCAGGTAAAAAGCATCGTTAAGAAAAGAATTGATCTTTCTGTAGGTACAGCTTTTGAAGTAATCAGAACCAGAATTGATAAATTGGGAGCTATCCAGCCAAACGTACAGAGAGTTCCGGGAACGGCAAGAATCTCTGTAGAAATGCCGGGTATGAAAGATATCGATAAGGTGAAGAAAATGCTTCAGACTTCTGCAAAACTTCAGTTTTGGGAAGTACAGCAGTTTGCTGAGGTTGCACCTTATTTCCAGACTTTAAGTGCTACAGTTGCTGCAAAAGGTGACTCTATGGGAGTTGCTAAAAATACTAATTTCCTAAACTTAATGCAAGGGGGGAAATCTGGAAGCATGAGCTCTGTAGGAAGTGTGAAACTGACAGATACTGCAAAAGTAAACAAGATCTTAAACAGTAAAATTGCGCAGTCTTTACGTCCTGCAAATATTAAATATACCCAGTTTATGTGGGGTTACAAGCCAGAATCTACAGATGAAAAAAGCTTGGTTCTATATGCTGTAAGAGGTAATATCAACCAAAAAGCTCCGGTAGACGGTGCTGTAGAAACTGCAAATATCGGTTACGATGAATTGAGCAGAGTAGTGGTAGATATGCAAATGGATTCTAAAGGTGCTAAAGACTGGAAAACGCTTACTGAGAAAAACGTAGGAAAACCAGTTGCTGTAACTTTAGATAACAGAGTATATACTGCGCCAAATGTACAGGGTGCAATTCCTAACGGTAGAACTCAAATTTCTGGTAACTTCTCTCAGGAAGAAGCTAAAGAATTGGTAGACGTTTTAGGAGCGGGTAAATTACCTGCAGGTGCAAAAGTAGTACAGGCTACACAAGTAGGTCCATCTTTAGGGCAGGAATCTATCGATGCGGGAGTGATGTCATTCTCTATCGCATTCTTAATCATTATTGCATATATCATTTTCTACTACGGTTTAGCAGGGGTTTATGCAGTAATTGCGATGATCATCAACTTATTCTACATTTTCGGAATTATGGATTCCGGAGACTTTACATTAACGCTTCCTGGTATTGCGGGTATTGTACTTTCAATGGCGATGGCGGTAGATACTAACGTAATTATTTACGAAAGAACGAAAGAAGAATTATTTGCAGGTAAAAACATTCTTGAAGCGTACAAAGATGGTTTCAAACATGCATTGAATGCAATTATTGATGGTCACTTAACGATGATTCTTACGGCGGTAGTATTGTTCTTCTTCGGAACAGGTCCTATCAAAGGGTTTGCATTGACGTTATTGATTGGTGCTGTAATGACATTGTTTACATCAATCTTACTTTCAAGAGTAATGATCTTCCATAGATTAAATAAAGGTAAAAGTCTTTCAGTTTGGACTCCTCCAACGAAAAACTTATTCAGAAATACTTGGATCGATTTTATTGGAAAAAGAAAATATTCATATATTCTTTCTGCAATTTTAACGGTAATATCTTTAGGATCAATTTTCGTTAACGGATTTAAATTTGGTATCGATTTTACGGGTGGTAGAAACTACGTTGTAAGATTTGATAAAGAAGTAAATGCAGAAGATGTTGAAAATGGTTTAGTTAAAGTTTTCACGACTCAGGATGGTAAAAACTCTTCTGTAGAAGCTAAAACTTTCGGAAACAACAATCAGCTTAAAATCTCTACAGACTACCTTATCAATGACGAATCATTGAAAGCTGACCAGACTATTGAGCAAAAATTATTTGAAGGTTTAAAACCAAGCCTTCCTGCAAACATGACTTTAGAAGAATTTAAATCTGCAGATACAGATCACGCGGGAATTATCTCTTCTGAAAAAGTAGGACCTTCTGTTGCTGATGATATTCAGACACACGGAACTCTTGCAGTTGTTGCTGCTTTGGCAGGTATTTTCATCTATATTTTGGTGAGATTTAGAAAATGGCAGTTTTCATTGGGTGCTGTTGCGGCACTATTACATGATGCGATCATTATCTTGGGTGCGTTCTCGTTATTCCATTCGGTAATGCCTTTCAACATGGAGGTTAACCAGGATTTCATTGCGGCAATTCTTACAGTATTGGGTTATTCAATCAACGATACCGTAATTATCTTCGATAGAATTAGAGAATACTTGAGAGAGAAGAAAGCGCTTACTTTATCAGGATTGTTTGATGATGCAATTTCTAGTACTTTAGGTAGAACGTTCAACACAACATTTACCACTTTACTTGTAATTCTTGCCATCTTCATCTTTGGTGGAGACAACTTGAGAGGATTTATGTTTGCATTGTTAATCGGTATTGGATTTGGAGCTTATTCATCCATTTTCATTGCATCGGCAATTGCTTACGATTTCCTTAAAACAGGAAAAGAAGAAGACGTACACGGTAAATCTTCATCAGATAAAGAATTGCTTGCTACAAAGTAA
- a CDS encoding PQQ-dependent sugar dehydrogenase: MRRLLLSIALFSSLTVQSQSFVLEEFATGLTSPVEITNANDSRLFVVQQNGIIKIIQTNGTVNAADFLNISNKINFGGERGLLGLSFHPQYLTNGYFFVYYNNTAGNIIVARYSVNTTNPNTADPNSEKIILNIPKPFANHNGGSIHFAPDGNLWVVTGDGGSGGDPNNNAQNKNSLLGKLLRIDINSAGAYNIPTGNPFIGVDGSDEIWSYGLRNAWKYSFDLTSGNVMIADVGQGLFEEINRMPITQAGINYGWRCYEGNNDYNTSGCAASTTMTFPVAVYDHSGNKCSITGGYVYRGTQNPSLQGKYFFADYCSSQIGTMDPNNSISWTTPFTGNNFSTFGQDNLKELYVAAVNNGKIYKIKTTTLGVQDATFSQVRVYPNPASERIFVDGLKGNNNIAEIFSTEGRKVLDETKFDFENSINISGIPAGAYYINIKSGDFKSYSQKIIIK; this comes from the coding sequence ATGAGAAGACTATTACTTTCAATAGCATTATTCTCTTCCTTAACAGTACAATCTCAAAGTTTTGTTCTGGAAGAATTTGCAACCGGGCTTACAAGTCCCGTAGAGATTACCAACGCAAACGACAGCCGTCTTTTCGTAGTACAACAGAATGGAATCATTAAGATCATACAAACCAACGGAACTGTGAATGCTGCAGACTTTCTCAATATTAGCAATAAAATAAATTTCGGTGGAGAAAGAGGTCTTTTAGGCTTATCTTTCCATCCACAATATCTTACTAACGGCTATTTTTTTGTTTATTACAACAATACAGCCGGAAATATTATCGTAGCAAGATATTCTGTGAATACAACAAATCCGAATACCGCTGATCCTAATTCAGAAAAAATTATTTTAAATATTCCCAAACCTTTTGCAAACCACAATGGTGGAAGCATTCATTTTGCTCCTGACGGAAATTTATGGGTTGTAACGGGCGATGGCGGAAGTGGGGGTGATCCCAATAATAATGCTCAAAACAAAAATTCATTATTAGGAAAGCTTTTAAGAATTGATATTAATTCTGCAGGAGCTTACAATATTCCTACCGGAAATCCTTTTATTGGCGTTGATGGCTCAGATGAAATTTGGTCTTACGGTTTAAGAAATGCGTGGAAATATTCTTTTGACTTAACCAGCGGAAACGTAATGATTGCTGATGTAGGACAAGGATTATTTGAAGAAATCAACCGAATGCCGATAACTCAGGCGGGAATCAATTACGGATGGAGATGTTATGAAGGAAATAATGATTACAATACAAGTGGTTGTGCAGCTTCTACAACAATGACTTTCCCGGTTGCTGTTTATGATCATTCCGGAAACAAATGTTCTATTACCGGCGGTTATGTTTATCGTGGAACACAGAACCCTTCTTTACAGGGAAAATATTTTTTCGCAGATTACTGTTCTTCGCAAATCGGTACAATGGATCCCAACAATTCTATTTCATGGACGACACCATTTACCGGAAATAATTTTTCAACCTTTGGACAAGACAATCTTAAAGAACTTTACGTAGCTGCTGTAAACAATGGTAAAATTTATAAGATTAAAACAACAACTTTGGGAGTTCAGGATGCTACATTCAGCCAAGTCAGAGTTTATCCAAATCCTGCATCAGAAAGAATTTTTGTGGATGGATTAAAAGGTAATAACAATATTGCTGAAATTTTCAGTACCGAAGGAAGAAAAGTTTTAGACGAAACAAAATTCGATTTTGAAAACAGCATCAATATCTCAGGAATTCCTGCAGGAGCTTACTACATCAATATTAAATCGGGAGATTTTAAATCTTACAGCCAGAAAATAATTATTAAATAA
- the hemN gene encoding oxygen-independent coproporphyrinogen III oxidase, which yields MNSLIDKYNIPGPRYTSYPTVPYWDESTFSPEKWKSSVIKSFNESNSAEGISIYIHLPFCEALCTFCACHKRITKQHSVEVPYLESVLKEWMLYLQLFNEKPKLKELHLGGGTPTFFSPQNLKTLLQGIFDTVEIAEHPEFSFEGHPNNTTREHLQTLFDLGFRRASFGVQDYDLKVQKAINRIQPFENVKNVTEWAREIGYTSISHDLVYGLPHSNWESMALTIHKTLELKPDRLAYYSYAHVPWIKGVGQRGFDENDLPSGEEKRRLYEDGKKLLEELGYREVGMDHFSLEEDELYKSMISGDIHRNFMGYSSSKTQLMIGLGMSSISDSWYAFAQNVKTVEEYQKIVEEGEIPVVKGHVLNEEDLSIRRHILNLMCQLETTFENKDAIPELENAFEMLQEMERDELVEINHNQIKITEKGRAFTRNVAMVFDLRMLRNKPETRIFSMTI from the coding sequence ATGAATTCGTTAATCGATAAATATAATATTCCAGGTCCGCGTTATACGTCTTATCCCACTGTTCCTTATTGGGACGAATCTACTTTTTCTCCGGAAAAATGGAAATCAAGTGTGATAAAATCTTTCAATGAAAGCAATTCGGCAGAAGGAATTTCAATATACATTCACCTTCCTTTCTGTGAAGCATTGTGTACTTTTTGCGCTTGTCATAAACGTATTACAAAACAGCACAGTGTAGAAGTTCCTTATCTTGAAAGTGTTTTAAAAGAATGGATGCTTTATCTTCAATTATTTAATGAGAAGCCGAAGTTAAAAGAACTGCATTTAGGAGGCGGAACACCCACGTTTTTTTCTCCGCAAAATCTAAAAACCTTATTGCAGGGAATTTTTGATACGGTTGAAATTGCAGAACATCCTGAATTTTCTTTTGAAGGTCACCCGAATAATACAACAAGAGAGCATCTTCAGACCTTATTTGATTTAGGATTCAGAAGAGCCAGTTTTGGGGTGCAGGATTATGATTTGAAAGTTCAGAAAGCCATCAACAGAATTCAGCCTTTCGAAAATGTAAAAAATGTTACAGAATGGGCGAGAGAAATTGGGTATACAAGTATTTCTCACGATTTAGTGTATGGTTTACCACATTCTAATTGGGAAAGTATGGCTCTTACCATTCATAAAACTTTAGAGCTAAAACCGGATCGTCTTGCTTATTATTCTTACGCTCATGTTCCATGGATAAAAGGAGTGGGGCAAAGAGGTTTTGATGAAAACGATTTGCCAAGCGGTGAAGAGAAACGCAGATTGTATGAAGATGGCAAAAAATTATTGGAAGAATTAGGATATAGAGAAGTCGGAATGGATCATTTTTCTCTTGAAGAAGATGAGTTGTACAAATCTATGATCTCAGGAGATATTCATCGTAATTTTATGGGATATTCTTCGAGCAAAACTCAATTGATGATAGGTTTGGGGATGAGTTCTATCTCAGATTCTTGGTATGCTTTTGCTCAAAATGTAAAAACCGTTGAAGAATACCAAAAGATTGTTGAAGAAGGTGAAATTCCTGTAGTGAAAGGGCATGTTTTGAATGAAGAAGATTTATCGATCAGAAGACATATTCTAAATTTAATGTGCCAGTTGGAAACTACTTTTGAAAATAAAGATGCCATTCCGGAACTTGAAAATGCTTTTGAGATGCTTCAGGAAATGGAACGTGATGAATTGGTTGAAATTAACCACAATCAAATAAAAATAACAGAAAAAGGAAGAGCTTTCACAAGAAATGTAGCAATGGTTTTTGATCTCAGAATGTTGAGAAACAAACCCGAAACCAGAATTTTTTCAATGACCATATAA